Part of the Pseudobdellovibrionaceae bacterium genome is shown below.
GCATTTAAGACGCTCTTGAATCTCGGCTAAGGCCAATAGCGCGTCTTGATCGAATGATGACGACCTCACGATGCTTCACTCCAAAGAACTAACGTTCAACAAGTTTGAGTGTGTATCAGCAAATTGAAATCAAATCAATAAAGATTATGTAATATGGCCGCCCTCACAAATCCATGTCTACAACACAGACCAATTGAGCTTGCTCAATGAGGGGATCTTGAGGTGGCTTATAAGTTAAACGAGCCTCATAAATTTTCTTCGAGCCCGCGATGGGCCGAAAACCCGCAACCACAGTGGTGTAAGCTGCATTTCTCAGATCATATATCATCAGGTTCACAGCTTGCTTGGGCAGATAGTACATATCCACTAAAAACGAAATCTCTTCTGTCTTGGCGTCGAGAAAATCTTTATCGTAGCTAGCCACATCTAGCGTCAATTTCTCGTAGCTGCCATCCACATAGCTCACAAAACCTACGCACGTTAACTGGTCACGATCCACTGGCGGAGCTTCCATCGCCAAAGCCTGTGCTCCAAACGCTAGAACCAAACTCCACAACACCCAAAACCCTGTTTTAATACTTCGAATTTCACTCACCCCGTAACTCCTCAATTTTTTTCTCTAAGTCTTTATCGACAATTTTTGCTTTTCGAATAATTTCGTCAGTCGCCTTTAAACGCACCACTAAACTTTCTAAAATCGAGGCTGCCCAATCAGGAAGTGTTTCCAGCAGAGACTTGTAACCTTCCGCTGCAATTTTAATACACACTACATCTGTCAGGGCCTGGGCAGTGGCTGAACGAGGTTCTTCAAGCAACAGTGCAAACTCTCCAATGGCCTGGCCGTCGTCCACAACAGCCAGAGGGATTTTGCTCCCCTCATCGTCTGTCATGAAAATTTCAACTTTTCCTGATTTAATGATGTAAAAAAACTGCGTCTCATCACCTTCAATAAAAAGGTAATCGCCTTTTTGAAAATGAAGTTCGTCTATAAAGTCTTCTACCGATTCGAATCCCACAGGTTCATGGTCTCCAATCCTTTAACTTGATGCAATATTTTTCCGCAAAAGGTCTAGGCATCGACGAGCCACGGGCCCCACCACTCCAGCTCCCACGGCCTTTCCTGCAAACTCCACCACTGGCAAAACATCAAGGGTCGTTCCGATTAACATCATCTCTTTGGCATTTTCTATATCTTGCATGGAAATGGAAGCTTCTCTAACAGCCACAAGCTCTCCTGATTTCACAAGTTCGGCGGCTAACAACTCAAGCCTTTTTAACGTGGTCCCTTGCAAAGTATGATCAAAACTCGGGAACAAAAGCTCGTCATCTTCAGACACTAAAGCAATATTCTCTGTGGATCCCTCACCAAGAAGCCCCTCTTGAGTGAACGAAACTGTAAAGTCAAAACCCTTATCCACAGCTTCTTTTTTCATCATCACATTAGGAAGATAATTGCAACTCTTCACCTTGGCCATCCAACCGTCTTTGATTGGCACATCACTTCGCCCCACGCGCACCCCTTTTTCATATTTTTCTGTAACCACTGGTTGATAGCGTGTGGCCACAATATAAATCTGACTGGCCACACACTCATAGGGGTTGGTTGAAAACCCTCCAGGGCCGCGCGAGACATAGAGCCGAAACAGCACGTCTTTTGGGCCGGCAGCCGCATAGACTTGCTTAATCACATCCACCAACGAATTTCGATCCATAGGTAATTCCATTTGAATCGCTTTTGATGATCGCTCCAATCTGTCAAGATGCTCCTTGAGTAAAAAATAATTTCCATTAAGCACCTTAAACGCCTCAAATACGCCATCACCGCGATGAACCAAATGATCATCTATTGGCACCCACATAAAAGCCGGCGATTTCACAATTCCACCCAGCCATGAAGAGTACATGGCCAAATAATTTTTTTGATTGTCGTGGGTCAAGGCCATCATTTTCTGGGTGGCTTCAGATTTAGAAAGTACAGGGACGGACGCCATTATTTCACTCCTGGGCTTCAACTACAGAGTTTGCATATAGAGAATAAGATCCCGCTTATCTTGGGTTGATAATATCTCCTTTCCATTTTTAATAAAGATATTTTCATCATGCCCAATCGAACTCATCCCCGCGCGAGCCGTGTCGTAGAAAGCCTCACTTCGCTGTTTCCAGTGGGCCGGTACATTTTCGGCCAACGGATAACCATTGCACTCCTTATCAAAATCAGTGCCGGGATCATTGGCCGGCCCCGGCCAGTAAGCCTTGGGCCGCTCTTCACTGCGGGTGAGTACCGCACAAAGACTCGGCATGGAATTATTATGCATATAAGGCCACCTTGCCCAAATCCCTACCAGCGGTGGCGGCACGTAGCCTTTTTGTGCTTTAATCACTGTTCCGTGTTTACTAGATATGGCCAATTGATTCAATGCCAGCAACGACCGCATTCCCTGCCACCGAAGCGGATCCGTACCCACATTTTTCACCGGGGTCCGCTCAAGATAGTGCACTTGAACGGTTGTTAGCTGCTCTTCAAGTGACCCACTCTCCGACCCCGGCTGATGGTAACCCTTTTCATACTCCCCGTGGCATTTTGAACAGCGACGAACATAGATTCGCTCACCCCTTTGAACACGATCGAGATCAAAATGTTCGACTGGAAAAAAATCGGTAAATTTTGGAGCTTCTGCACTAAACACGGCCGTTGTCAGCTCTTCTACTATTTCTTCATTCTCACCTAACCAACTTTCTAGCTCGTACAGGTCAGCACCCCGACCTATTTCGTTCCATAAAAAATTCGTGAACACCGGATTGCCTGAGACCACGGATCCATCGGACAAATATCGATTCTTATATTTCACGTTCCACCACACCGCAGGTTTGCTATCAGCAGGCACCTCAGCTAGTGGCTCTGACCGAGGATTTGTGGCATATTCCTCGCTGAACGTGAGATACTCATCTGGGTTTCGGTGGGCCACGGACAAGGCCACTTGCGCTAGTGAAGTGTCAAGGCCCAGCACCTGCGGCTTTCGACTTCCAATAAACTGACTGCGGTACTTGCTTCGTTCAAACATTTCTATTTCGCCATCAGTGGCCCCTGTGGCCATGCGAAACATAAACGAAGAGGCTTGAGTCAACGTCTTGGTGCCAGCCACAAAAAACTCATTGGCCCGTGGAAACCGAGTGGTTAACCCCAAAATAGGTCGCCCAAATAACTTTTCAGCGTGGCACCCCGCGCAGCTGACGGTGAAAGCTGTGTCCGAACCTATCTCTCTCAAGGTTATGCCCATGCGGTAGCTGGGCTTTCCCTCCCTCTCGGGGTAAGGAATGTAATAGGCTCCATCCCCTTCTGATTCAGGATAGTGATAAAGGCCCAAGGCCTTTGCCATTTGATCAAAACTTTTAAATTGCGCCACCCACGGCATTAACTTTCGAAGCCACCGCCTTAATAGATTTTCATCGTTAGATTCATAAAAGTTTTTAAGAGCCTCATAGGGTAACAACAAGCCTGTTGGTCCCACTGGATATCGCAGTCCATGACCACGTCCGGCACTGATGCCTTCAGGAAGTTCTGATTCGGCCAAACCAAAAGGGTTACTTACCCCACCTGAGGGAATTTTTCGCCGCTCAGACCAATCAGCGGCATCACTGAAGTTTGACGAAGTAAGTGCCAGAATGAAAACACCTATGGCTAATGCTGACCGTCCCATTTGCCCCCCAATCAGCGCCAAATGAAAATCCGTCGGCGCGGCTTCTGTGACAGTCTATTGAAGCATGGAATTGGGGAGACAAAAACAAAGGCCCCGACGGAGGTCGAGGCCAGAGTTTAAAAGTTCAAATGATTCTAAAAAATGAGACGAGTAGAAAAACCTAGAGCCGACTGATTAGGGCCTCTAGGGCGTTTGACACAGTGAAAATTCCCACTGGCTTGTTGTTCGCACCCACAACGACGGCACTTCCAAATCGGTGTTTATTCATCTCTTCCGCAACGACCTTTAACGGTGTGTCCGGAGAAACCGAATAGGGATCTTCTGTCATAGCCTCACTCACAGGCAACTCTTCTGAGTTTGAAAAAGTGGAAACCAACTTAATGTCACGATCACTCAATATTCCCACAACTTTTCCGCCATGCAAAACCGGCAAATGCCGACAGCCATATTCGTGCATCATTTCCATGGCTTTTTTAAGCGATAGGTCTTCATTGATTGTGTGAGGCATTTCTGTCATGAAATCTTTAACTGTAGGCGTAGACATATTTTTACTCCTTTAACGAAATTTATTTTGACGCTTGTGCGATCCACACAGGAATTTCACTGCTTCGCAAAACCTGCTGAGCCACGCTTCCCAATAGCACAGAGCTCACTGGTCCCGACTGAGTGGGCAGC
Proteins encoded:
- a CDS encoding cyclic nucleotide-binding domain-containing protein, whose amino-acid sequence is MDELHFQKGDYLFIEGDETQFFYIIKSGKVEIFMTDDEGSKIPLAVVDDGQAIGEFALLLEEPRSATAQALTDVVCIKIAAEGYKSLLETLPDWAASILESLVVRLKATDEIIRKAKIVDKDLEKKIEELRGE
- a CDS encoding aminotransferase class IV, coding for MASVPVLSKSEATQKMMALTHDNQKNYLAMYSSWLGGIVKSPAFMWVPIDDHLVHRGDGVFEAFKVLNGNYFLLKEHLDRLERSSKAIQMELPMDRNSLVDVIKQVYAAAGPKDVLFRLYVSRGPGGFSTNPYECVASQIYIVATRYQPVVTEKYEKGVRVGRSDVPIKDGWMAKVKSCNYLPNVMMKKEAVDKGFDFTVSFTQEGLLGEGSTENIALVSEDDELLFPSFDHTLQGTTLKRLELLAAELVKSGELVAVREASISMQDIENAKEMMLIGTTLDVLPVVEFAGKAVGAGVVGPVARRCLDLLRKNIASS
- a CDS encoding CBS domain-containing protein produces the protein MSTPTVKDFMTEMPHTINEDLSLKKAMEMMHEYGCRHLPVLHGGKVVGILSDRDIKLVSTFSNSEELPVSEAMTEDPYSVSPDTPLKVVAEEMNKHRFGSAVVVGANNKPVGIFTVSNALEALISRL